Proteins encoded in a region of the Leifsonia sp. PS1209 genome:
- a CDS encoding putative T7SS-secreted protein, with protein MSDVEYQPLKGDPDLVLSKARHYAEIADAIQRSVTTLKKIGDVDQMVSKAIDAFRDSAKDVAGDIDKAHDRYRTTADALITYSSSLRSAQDAATTAIAHIESKQEAANTAKHAATTAQHAADTAADADKATASTAATKSQDAADAADADLRAAHAEWHTALDAKNSAAETAIAAIVNVVDKNNHGLKDSFWDDWGSTVFSIFKTICKWAGVLAIFFAWVPILGQILIVLGAIGAIIDLVESIVKVINGDGSWWDVAFAAVGCVLTLFGGKIFAMVAKNLRATAIVRTGITDSRQLSRLQGVSRHSTDFMSATKANEALSKPLSDAFKSPFIRTDAQKAALTAFQSGTKSGPELIKEAAREAFPGLNLSISKGFGINKDLVGFYNLAKADPSLLTNGMKFTAGAATLYQVHNTVKVVTGAVSGFTNNPIGQAIDTGSSFVPGDYDKIGGATSSTVGVVKDVWNVANNGTK; from the coding sequence ATGAGTGACGTCGAATACCAGCCGCTCAAGGGCGACCCGGACCTGGTGCTGTCCAAGGCGCGCCACTACGCCGAGATCGCCGACGCCATCCAGCGCTCGGTCACCACGCTGAAGAAGATCGGCGACGTCGACCAGATGGTCAGCAAGGCCATCGACGCGTTCCGCGACTCCGCGAAGGATGTCGCCGGAGACATCGACAAGGCCCACGACCGCTACCGCACGACCGCGGACGCCCTCATCACGTACTCGTCGTCCCTGCGCTCGGCCCAGGATGCGGCCACCACCGCCATCGCACACATCGAGAGCAAGCAGGAGGCGGCAAACACCGCCAAGCACGCGGCGACCACCGCGCAGCATGCAGCGGACACCGCGGCAGACGCCGACAAGGCAACGGCATCCACGGCGGCCACCAAGTCTCAGGATGCCGCCGACGCAGCCGACGCCGACCTGCGGGCGGCGCACGCGGAGTGGCACACGGCACTGGATGCGAAGAACTCCGCCGCCGAGACCGCCATCGCCGCCATCGTCAACGTCGTCGACAAGAACAATCACGGCCTGAAGGACTCGTTCTGGGACGACTGGGGCTCCACCGTCTTCAGCATCTTCAAGACCATCTGCAAGTGGGCGGGCGTGCTGGCGATCTTCTTCGCCTGGGTGCCCATCCTCGGCCAGATCCTGATCGTGCTCGGCGCGATCGGCGCGATCATCGACCTGGTCGAGTCCATCGTCAAGGTCATCAACGGCGACGGCTCCTGGTGGGATGTCGCGTTCGCCGCCGTCGGCTGCGTGCTCACGCTGTTCGGCGGGAAGATCTTCGCGATGGTGGCCAAGAACCTCCGCGCCACCGCCATCGTCCGCACCGGCATCACCGACAGCCGCCAGCTGTCGCGGCTGCAGGGGGTCAGCAGGCACAGCACGGACTTCATGAGCGCCACCAAGGCCAACGAGGCCCTGAGCAAGCCGCTCTCCGACGCGTTCAAGTCCCCGTTCATCCGCACGGATGCGCAGAAGGCGGCGCTCACCGCGTTCCAGTCCGGCACCAAGTCCGGTCCAGAGCTCATCAAGGAAGCGGCGCGCGAGGCGTTCCCCGGCCTGAACCTCAGCATCAGCAAGGGCTTCGGCATCAACAAGGACCTGGTCGGCTTCTACAACCTGGCCAAGGCGGATCCGAGCCTGCTCACCAACGGCATGAAGTTCACCGCGGGGGCCGCGACCCTCTACCAGGTGCACAACACGGTCAAGGTGGTCACGGGCGCAGTCTCCGGCTTCACCAA